In Phaseolus vulgaris cultivar G19833 chromosome 7, P. vulgaris v2.0, whole genome shotgun sequence, the genomic stretch CAAATTTGATGATTGTGATAATCTTCAGAGTTTAATATGATGGTTCCAAAAAAGTTGAAATCTATTTTACTTATTGTTATATACACTTGACAATCAATTTCAAGATTTAATATGGTAATTAGaaaattttcaagtttatttttttatattgaagtTTCATTACAAGTATCCACAATTATGAAAACAACTCTTAAAGTCTAATTTCTTAGTTAAGAAAAGCTGAAGTCTCttttttacttatatattacATGAAAGAGATTTTAATTAATCttacaattataattaatatgctgtaaaatattttcaaaaactataaagtttacatacatacataactttcttaaaattcaaataaaatataaatatttaatttaaataaattcttGCACGAATTTAAATCTAGTAAATTGTGaacatatatttttactaattcgattttaaaaatatagataataattataaaatctagTAAATTATGGgccttaaaattttaaagagtCTTACGGGCCTCCACCAGAacccatttttgtttttttctaaattacGACACAAAAGTTTGGGGTTTTGGCCCATTCATCACAGCCCATGTTCCTTTCTTTATAATTGCATAACATTGGGGGTGCAGGAATAGAAAACGTAGGGCTGCAGGAAGAAATTATCTCTTTAACCACACAAACGTATGTGCTTTTGGCCCATTTATCACAGCACATGTTCCTTTCTTTATAATTGCAATTTCAACAAAACCCTAACTTCAAACCTTCACTCCTCCTTTCATCACTTCGGCAGTCACAGAACCTCTTAGCCGAAAATGGTGAGTTTCACCAACCCTTTTACATTTTCTATCTACCTTACGATTTTTCTGCATCTGGGTTTTCTggttttaatgaaaaaattgtttctttgttttcttttctgatCTGTGTTGCAGCCTTTCAAGAGGTACGTTGAGATTGGAAGGGTGGCTCAGGTCAACTACGGCAAAGAGTATGGGAGGCTAGTAGTCATTGTCGATGTTATTGACCAGAACAGAGtatgttcttttgttttgccttctttGATTTGTTGCATTTTCGTTGGATTGGATTTTTGTAGTGCGTGCCCTATTCTTTGTCTTGGTTTCTTGTGAGGTTTGGGAGTAGAAAAAGCCTAATTTATGATCTTGGTGTTGATAAATTTCTACATGAATTTCGTTGCCGCATAATTTGTTCTGAACAGTAGTTTTAggttttagattttttattttgttgaggaTGTTGGTTTTGCTTAGTTTTATGTTAATTGAATCTCAAGGTTTTCTCTATTTGTGCATTAGAACAATTTGATAATGCCAAATTCCATTGAAGGGGTTATAGTCGTTTACCATGTTTGTTTGATGAtggtttgttttatttttttctcttttgtgaAGCCTATATTTTTTTCCTCATTGTATTTAAACAGGGTCATATCCCTTTAGGCTTTGttgtatatttgtattttttcagCATGAACTAAATTTGGCTCTTTTTATCGATTTGGTTTGTGGGAATATATAATATCAAGTTCGTATTAAGAGGAGTTAGAACTGTCAATCCCACTGAGAACTTCAATGAGCGGATTTTGTTTTTCCTATTTGGCGAAGTCATTGGCTTTTTTAGATGCATTTTAATTGAATCATATATGCTTTGTTTGTATACTTGTGTTTTTGCTCGgtcaacaaaatgaaaaattatgcTATTTTTTTTGGGGGTTTTGTTATTAACGTGGCATGCAATAGAATCAAATTGCATTAAGATTTAGAGGTGTGCAATTTTTTTAAGTTGAATGTGGTTTTGGTTATTTGACTTTGAGATCATTTAGCATAATTTTCTACCACCATTTGTTGATAGGCTCTTGTGGATGCTCCCGACATGGTGAGGTCCCAAGTGAACTTCAAGAGGCTGTCACTCACTGACATCAAGATTGATATCAAGAGGATTCCAAAGAAGAAGGATCTCATCCAAGCCATGGATGCTGCTGGTTGGTACACGTTTTTTAgaataaattgttatttaatttgaAGCATTCCTTTTGTTGATGGGTGTTTTTCCTTGCTGAACAGATGTTAAGAACAGGTGGGAGAAGAGTTCATGGGGAAGGAAACTGATTGTGCAGAAGAGAAGAGCATCTCTCAATGACTTTGACAGGTTCAAGATTATGTTGGCAAAGATCAAGGTTGGTTTCATTCTACATGACTATTCTCACTGTTTCAATTTTGGTATTGCTCTTCTAATAGTTTGTGAATTGGCTTTTATGCATAGCAAAATCCAAGTGTCTGTACTATTGTGTTGTCATATCATTTTGGCTTTGAAGTTAATTTAcaatttttgtttcaatttgtGCAGAGGGCATCAGTTGTTAGGCAAGAGCTTGCTAAGCTGAAAAAGAGTGCTTAGGCATAATTCCATGTGCAATTTCCTAATTTTGTTATGAATTTCTTTCAATTTAGTTTACTTTGGTTACATGGGTTTTATTATGTATCATTGACAGATTTTCTAGAAATTTTTATTGAGATCCTTTATGTTACTAGTGGATTGATGCCTGTTTTCGTAATCTCATTGTTATAATATGGGGTGCCTATTTTTGCACTGTTCGATTATTGGTTTTTGACATTATTAAAAATACCTTTTGCTACAATGCAAATGTTATcagaaattgttttttatttttctcattagGATTtgatcatttttttcttttgttttttgttttaaattttaatatttctgTTCCTTGGTAATTGGTTGTTCACGGTTGTGGTGTAAATGattcaaaattatgttttttaccAAAATTGTATCAATTTTTATCAAATAGAGTAGCATTTGCAAAAGTTTAGATTTGGTTTTGATTTCAAAATTGTTTCAATGTTGTTTCTCCTTAATTGAAAACTAGTGTgtgaattttactttttaagaaTAGTCATTTGTTAAAGGGGTGgacaagaaattaattttaatcctACAGATTCTTAAAGGTGTGAGAAAgaatagaaaatttaaaattcaatttggaGGTTGTAAATGTTTTGGGACTTCATTTACGTTTCTTAAATGAATTACTATATTTTTGAACAATTATCAAATGAAACGTTTATGATGttatttattacattttaaatCACATTAtgtcaaaatttaatatttatatatttataaattaaaagaaaatatatttgttatatgtttttttcgaattttatttatttatttaatttaaaattttctatataTAGTAAAAATTAGGAACCTTCTCATCATTTActttttttgaattgaaaaatccTAATTGGATTATTcatatatacaaaaatattaacTGAGTACAATTATGTCTATTAAATAGGCAGAGCATCGAGTACAAGTGTTAAATAAGCTATAATTTAATATGGTCCAACATAGATATAATGATTCGGCTTTTTAATCcgaaaaaaatatgattatatgattttttattttatgaaataataatatcaaGTAAAGACTTAATGATTTTTCGgattgatttattttataagCTTAATTTCAttgtttaatttattctttaacaataatacattttaatactaattgtcaatttatatgataaattaataattgtttgaaaaaagaaagtaataattgttattaatgaaaaatattagtaataaattaatgattttaaattgttatttttttatcactagACGACTCAGCTagataatattagtaataaacCTATATAATattgtgttattttttaatactcaactactcatttttttttccagaatatattacatcgaataaaattattatttagataaaaaaaaaattaatcattatatttaattaaattgaatattattttatataaaaaactactatttaaagttaattttactattaataacaatttacaaaataatttttaaacattaacattttagttactaactactttaaaactaataatttaatttaaacttaattagtaattaaaatattgatactaatattaaatatcaatttaaaaataattttataaatttttattaacaataaaatttattttaaatatttaataatcttttaatttataaaatagcaTCTAATAACACTGATTCTTTTCTTTAAATggaagaaaatttgaaaaaaaatatggtgCTAAACAAAATTGAATATGCAAGTTTCACTAAATGAAATTATGTGGGGATGAACTAAATAATTAACtcgaaaaaacaaataattgaaATGGTTGCACCTATAATCATGATTGAAAAAGGACACGTAAATGGCATTAAAGTATGCAATAGGTAGATATTAAAGCATATTGATGTCAGTTTCTGAAAAAATAACACCCCAATTCCACACCACTGTTTCTTACTTGTTTCAtaaatactatttatttatattttatcctttcatttttttcttttttctttaggGTTCTAAGCTCTGTTAACTTCATAACTTTGGCAAGAATCATGGCATGAGGCAtgcaacaagaaaaaaattaaattaaatgtctTATACGTCTCTCTCTCAACTCAATTTTATAAgtaataaaatgtataaatttggTGGATAATTTTAATCAATTCAACCCACTTGTTTTTTTAGAGTCTTGTTTAGGATACTGTTTaaaaggtttaaaaaaaaaaatagaaatcataaagaatttttttcGCCTATACTAAGAAAATGATTGACATTTTTGCTTTTAAGTTATATTTGAATCTAAAAAAATCAAGACAGATAAACTACATCTTGTCTTTGTCTTGAGGATAactaagaaaacaaaattatttaaactagaatctaaattttacttaattttatttaacgaacttataagataaaatttgtactatttatatattatgaaataatttaatttgtagTTAATAAAAAATCTTTAACACATTTTTTCACTTTATATGTTAATAAGTTAAAAC encodes the following:
- the LOC137827562 gene encoding large ribosomal subunit protein eL14-like, with product MPFKRYVEIGRVAQVNYGKEYGRLVVIVDVIDQNRALVDAPDMVRSQVNFKRLSLTDIKIDIKRIPKKKDLIQAMDAADVKNRWEKSSWGRKLIVQKRRASLNDFDRFKIMLAKIKRASVVRQELAKLKKSA